A genome region from Erythrolamprus reginae isolate rEryReg1 chromosome 4, rEryReg1.hap1, whole genome shotgun sequence includes the following:
- the LOC139167328 gene encoding uncharacterized protein: MNSAMAPPPPVFNSETEAWTSYMSKFTFFLKASNLHDADDERKKAIFLAYCGTEVYSLASTLVDPDTLETVAWSTLQAKLAAHYQPTTPVRVYRHQFAQMRQADGESTNDFITRLRALLPKCKYKDPEEQLIDRLIFGLTNITLQKKYLVDEDASLQDILKAAKASEVSETSVAEIKRATSTVHHIPDESPWHACSPDEKHSESATPDDTCLQIRRASDHDAKEASRADRCAGCNGNHPRFRCHFKDAYCRRCQRRGHIAEVCRAANPTPATQQNQRPYFSPRNRRPPFSRNVSRPADNSPSSTQRESDGGRTAS; encoded by the exons atgaactcggccatggctccaccgcctcctgtattcaactccgagacggaagcttggacctcgtatatgtccaaattcacatttttcctgaaagcgagcaatctacatgacgccgatgacgagaggaagaaagctatattcctcgcttattgcggcacagaagtctacagcctagcctccacactcgttgacccagacaccctggaaaccgtcgcatggtcaactctacaagcaaaactcgccgctcattaccagccgacgactcctgtccgcgtataccgccatcaattcgctcagatgaggcaagcggacggagaatccaccaacgattttataactcggctacgcgcactccttccgaagtgcaaatacaaggatccagaggaacaattgattgaccgccttattttcggtctaaccaatatcacgctccagaagaaatatttagttgatgaggatgcctctctccaagacattcttaaggcagcaaaagcctccgaggtatctgaaacatctgttgccgaaattaaacgcgcaacctcaaccgttcatcacattcctgatgaatcaccttggcacgcctgctctcctgatgaaaaacactcggaatccgctactccagacgacacctgtctccaaatccgaagagcctccgaccatgacgccaaagaagcctcccgtgcagacagatgtgccggctgcaacggaaatcaccctcgttttcgctgccatttcaaggacgcctattgccgccgttgccagcgccgcggccacatcgctgaagtctgccgcgccgccaacccaactccagcaactcagcaaaaccaacgaccctatttttcaccgaggaatcgacgaccaccgttttcacgcaacgtttcccgcccggctgacaactcgccctcttctacccaacgag aaagcgacggtggcagaaccgcttcataa